A region from the Mya arenaria isolate MELC-2E11 chromosome 2, ASM2691426v1 genome encodes:
- the LOC128216091 gene encoding rho GTPase-activating protein 19-like — MVCTPNKCSPASEKFTKMKEKYLIKKCNLKAMLKSKDLCEIESQRSGPTEAERGVVRLRDAMPEKIATFCKAHLSSLLHMDDHKLDEIVQTHVTDHNANKKNATTILSKKKERSASSTALSKELVYAMSKFVDYLSQSENLKTEGIFRKTGNVARQRLLKGLVLGNTGDFNLNDNTFSPHDVATVLKQILSEMPDPLLTHKHYEAHLKIADMTKLCVSEQQKKHALEKQIKSLQMLMLLLPQENAAFLETLLKLLHRTASCPENKMTATSLGVVFAPSIVCPRKLSAEGLQSASGTLSNAVTLMIENTDSIFKVPREIAADVANFWQERENPSMELLAAQDCNEEDRANIQKAKNRSSSAVNTVYMFAERKSPEEYKCAQDTKTVLSQLIAHVHSAKKLLKPLNRVGNVQKSNKKGNHSRSRSFGESIKKHLPLLSNVKLHNLRDDEELKLSVTSPVITENSVANITYLNTPYNKYTPVLRHSQAVHIVDLGAST, encoded by the exons ATGGTATGTACACCTAATAAGTGTTCACCTGCTTCTGAaaagtttacaaaaatgaaGGAAAAGTATCTAATAAAAAAGTGCAACCTGAAGGCTATGTTGAAAT CCAAAGACCTGTGTGAGATTGAGTCCCAAAGAAGCGGGCCGACCGAGGCAGAGCGCGGGGTAGTGCGTCTCCGTGACGCCATGCCGGAGAAGATAGCGACGTTCTGCAAGGCACACCTTTCCAGTCTTCTCCATATGGACGACCACAAACTCGACGAGATAGTTCAAACCCACGTTACCGACCATAACGCTAACAAGAAGAATGCCACCACAATACTCTCTAAGAAGAAAG AGCGCAGCGCTAGCTCGACCGCGTTATCGAAGGAATTGGTGTACGCCATGAGTAAGTTTGTGGACTACCTCTCCCAATCAGAAAACCTCAAGACCGAGGGCATCTTCCGCAAGACTGGCAACGTGGCCCGCCAAAGACTTCTCAAGGGTTTGGTTCTTGGAAATACTGGTGACTTCAACCTGAACGATAACACGTTCTCCCCCCACGACGTGGCCACCGTCCTCAAGCAGATCCTCTCTGAGATGCCCGACCCTCTGCTCACTCACAAACATTACGAGGCTCACCTCAAAATAGCTG ACATGACCAAGTTGTGTGTTTCGGAGCAACAGAAAAAGCACGCACTGGAGAAGCAAATCAAGTCCCTTCAGATGCTGATGTTGCTGCTGCCCCAGGAAAACGCCGCATTCCTCGAGACCCTCCTAAAGCTGCTGCACCGCACCGCAAGCTGCCCAGAGAACAAGATGACCGCCACATCCCTCGGTGTCGTATTCGCACCTAGCATCGTCTGTCCCCGAAAGCTTTCCGCCGAGGGCCTTCAGAGCGCCTCTGGAACCCTGAGCAACGCCGTCACGCTGATGATCGAGAATACGGATTCAATCTTCAAAGTCCCCCGCGAGATTGCAGCCGACGTAGCTAACTTCTGGCAGGAGAGGGAGAACCCGAGCATGGAGCTGCTCGCCGCTCAGGACTGCAACGAGGAGGACCGCGCAAATATACAGAAGGCGAAG AACCGCAGCTCGAGCGCCGTGAACACCGTCTACATGTTCGCGGAGAGAAAGTCGCCTGAGGAGTACAAATGCGCACAGGACACAAAGACTGTCCTGTCTCAGCTGATTGCCCATGTCCATTCTGCAAAGAAACTCCTTAAACCTTTAAACCGTGTCGGCAATGTGCAAAAGAGCAACAAGAAGGGAAACCATTCGCGCAGTAGGTCCTTCGGCGAATCAATAAAG AAGCACCTCCCCCTGCTGTCGAATGTCAAGTTACATAACCTGCGCGACGACGAAGAATTGAAGTTAAGCGTGACTTCCCCTGTCATCACCGAAAACAGCGTCGCCAACATCACATACTTAAATACCCCATACAATAAATACACACCCGTCCTG CGTCACAGTCAAGCTGTCCACATCGTCGACCTTGGTGCATCTACATGA